The Vanacampus margaritifer isolate UIUO_Vmar chromosome 20, RoL_Vmar_1.0, whole genome shotgun sequence genome contains the following window.
actgattttgagttgactaaaactgccattttatatgggatagttcaatatacattgaaaatttatgctgttgttttgtctatttctttgtcatgtgagtgcattgaaaatacttaaaaacacggaaaaccctggacctagctgggtgccggcggcccccagaccccgggctaaattttcagataatttcactttggtcaaatcacatccctgaactTAAGTGACGCTTTATCGTCCCGTTGCGTACTTTGTTTTATCCGACTTGCACCGTCGCAGCTTATCTTTGCTAAATGAAGGTCGGAAAACACTAATGTCTCTCCCTATCTCCATTTTAAGGTCCTGCTGTTTGACAAACACGTCTGCGTGCGCTGCAATGCCATCCAGGGCGTCTGCCAGATCCTCGCCAGATGCTGGGAGTTGCTACCGTCGGTGGTTATCGTGGACTTCTTGAAGAAATTGAAGGAGCTGGCGAGCGACAGCAGCTCCGACGACGTCCGAGGCTCAGTCTTCACGGTGGGACTTCCTCTGGCAATACGGCAAAAATGTGAAGCAGGTTTTGAAATTTGGACATTCATGACCATGTGGTTCTCTTCAGTATCTGTGCGTAGTCTTGGACAATGTGTACAGCCATTCCGTGCTGAAGAAAATGGTGCCCAAGTTCAACAACAGCCTCCATGACAGGTCGGAGAAGGTCCGTGTGGCTTTTGTCAACATGCTCCTCAAGCTCAAGGCGGCCCGTGTGGCCAAGGTACCCCAACCCGCCGTTTGCGCTCAAAGGTCACTTCATTAGATACATATCCACAATAAATCCTCAGGTATGATTGACAGTGTCCAATAAGATTTCCTCTCTTTGGGTGCTGCAagaggaggtaaaaaaaataaaacagaatcatGAATCAGCCCTTACAAAATGGATCCCATTATTGTGCCAGTGTACCAAATGGAATTAGATGATGATAGGTGCAGCCCTAATTTGAATTCAcctattgtgttttttgtgattGTGCTGCTTTACCCAATTAAATGACTACTAGTGAGTATGGTAACATctcaaaatgcccccccccccccgcccgccccCGTCTCATCTATTAATTCCTCCGCAGTTCTGGGATGTGTGCAGCCTGGAACACCTGGTGGGCCGCATGGCCTCCGACAAGGTACACGTGTCCAAGCGCCTCGCCGAGCTTCTCTTCGACTCCTTCTTCCCCGCCAGCGCCTCGGAGTTGGAGTGGTGCAACCGCTGCGTCACCCTCATCCTCATGAGCCCCGCAGCGGCCCGGAAATTCTACATGTATGCCCACAAGCACACCACCCCCACTAATATAGGTAaggcttaactctttgactgccaaaaacgttaaataacgtttagtaaaatcctatggaggagtgccaaagacgttaaaaaacgtttgtttcaaaacagaggttgaaactaaccattttctattgttgattactcaaaaacgaaataaggtagaaacaaacattttttttctgatgaaagatgggagtccgatctttcatttggtagtatgtgtgtttccatagtccaaacacataattttctgtggaccttgaaagatcagtcaaaagatcagtcaaaatgcttaaatcggctggcacccacggcatcccttttctgaaaacgtctggcagtcaaagagctaaatgCACTGTAACGTCACTATAACAGGTAGATGTTTCAGATTAAATTCTGTTGTGCTGTTTGTTTGCAATTAGTGAAGTTGATGCTGGCCATTCGCAGTGTCCTGAACTCAAACATCCCGAGCAATGGTGATAACTCGCATCTTAACGACAGCAACAAGGAAAACAGTATGGTAAGACAAAAAAACGAGCAAACCGCCAACACAGAGATCCGAGataatattttaattcataaaaacacagaGTAATAACATAATTGAATAGAATGTGAAGAATTTGTGCATTTTGAATTATTACTGCAATCCGAtttattgtgctgctccttctggtgtgcccacCATGACCAcccgggggcagtataatacagtcatacagacacaaacaaaggagaatacaggtagtcctctagttacgaacattcgcagatacgaacaaaggctgactgatgtcTATAATAGCTGTATTTTGCGTGCAAGTTAATATTTAACTGcgcgccacatcatacattatggtacggtattgtactgtagtgcccctctctgccacaacccCGCCGAGCAGCACCGCGCCATTTGCGCATTTCAGCTACCTCTCGTCACACTCGTCATACGAGCCAATGACAGTCACGTGGACTTCACGGACAGTCGGAAAACATAGTTTCCTGAGACCGTTAGACCCAATACGTAATGCCTTCCACTTCAGCAGCCTCACATGAAGTCAACTCAATAACTCCTCCACCATCTATGTACCGTAagcatatttattgtttttattgcattgtactgtgtaaaaaaaaattaatgtactgtgaggaaaagtggttcagataatgaatggatgatgtaattgaatgtatgtttttttgtttaatttatgaaCTGTATAGAAAGTGTATatagtttaatttgtttaatgttttatttttatttttttacatatttttattatttttaatttttttgggatgaaatCTAATTTTGAAACACAATTTAGTGTGATtcgatttacaaacaaattcgacttcCAAACAACCTCACGGAACCCATTGTGTTCGTTAGTTGCGGACTAGTCACCTGTACTACTTCAACTACTACTGGAAGTGACTTAGTAGTAAAGTCTTCAATCTGCAATGCTGATGTGTTGTTCTCCTCAGCCTCAGGGCGAGTATCCAAAGGCACTGGAGAAGGACGTGGTGGCCAGTCTGCTGGAGGTGGTGGCCGTCCTGTGGAAGACCGTCGACAGGGCCCTCCAGCAAAACCAAGAGATCCAGGAGCACCTGTATGCCCAGTTTGGCCGAGTCATGAGCAAATACTTCAGCAAATTCACGGTACGCTATCACATGCTACCTTTTGACTTTCACATCTCTCATCTTTGTTTTTGGTGTTGGGTGCTTGTGCGTTTGTGcactagtttatttttgttaaattacgTACATACACCATTTGGGATGcctttatttgcattttcttgTAGTACATATCTGAAACCTATGAATGCTAATTAAAACTGTATCTATCTATACAAGTGATGAAGGTCCGTAACCCCATCAGTTTTCTATGCGCATTCATGGAACtttccttttatttaattttttttcatccatttttttttttttaaattcaagacTTTAGGAGGTGTGCCTTTAGTTGTGCTCGAACAGAGTTGCTCAACTTCGCATTGCAAATCATGTATCACTcatctatatttatagagcatttacagtaagatggaacccaggggcagcatatacaatgaaaacagcagagaaccttgcggaacaccatatgttccgttccgtgaattcatattgcacgcATTCGTCCAActacttaatttttttgctcgacataatTAGTatgaagaaattaaaataataaagcggttttttttttggttttgtttttctggagagctcagtattgttcattcggtaattttaccgaattgacatgtcatcatcattgctctcttttatatatatatatatatatatatatatatatatatatatatattttttttttttaattaatttttattttgtatgtgcgtgagtgtgtaaaaattagttcacctaaaacctattaaaaaatcccagaaaaaaataaaaataaagcgcGTCATTGCGAAacatttgagtcgggtgtgtgtcttaacCTTcgccgaacccctggggttcgatctACTGATCTAATACTTACCTAGTTTAATGTAATCTATCATTCAGGATCAACGATGCCAAACTCCCCTCATACAGATTGCGTCCTTCATGCCACCCAATGCGGTGGCAACATTTAGGTAAGTACATTCGATCTAACAAGTGCATTCTTCTACCTCTTGCACTGACATTTTAGTGGTGAATTACTTGTCCCAGCTATGGTGTACTGTCTCGCCTGAGGAAAATGGAACCCGGAGCCCCGCCTTTGGCGTACAGCCAGCTGCTGCTCTGCATGTGCAGTTGGGGCAAGACCTCCGGCGTCCTGGAACTCATCATCGAATGGCTTTCCGAAGCCCTGCCCGAGAAGCAAGCGGTCAGTCTGtccatttgtctgtctgtcgtcACGGCAACACTCAATCGATTTCTCGCCTCCAACAGCTTACCCTCAAGCGGAAGGTGACCATCCAAGAGAAGGCAGAGGTTAAGCCGGACCTGGCGCTGGCCTACTTGGACCACCTGCTCATTCACCCGTCCACGCGTAACAAAGTCCTGGCTCTCAGTCAGGGGCCACTCAAGCGTCTCTACATTATTCTAGGGAACTGGAAGGTGCGTTGCAGTCACATTTCAACTTCATATAATATTGTGGTGTGTGCGCATGTTAACACTGGCTACTTCCTGCGTGAATGTTCTTTCCCACAGTTGCTGCTGTACTCTCACCCCAAATCTTCCTCTGAGAGCACAGCCGGTGCAGAACTGGCCCTTAAGGCCTTCACCTATCACAGTCGCCTGAGTGTGCACCTGCAACACGGCGTGAGTCTCATCCGTGTTTTTTCAAGCCACCACAAGGAAAGCCGTCTTTTGTAAATAAACGGCACCTCCCTCTAGCTGTCCGACGGCCGCGAGTACCTGCAGTCTCTGGAAGATACGGCCACGTGGGTGGCCGAGAGGGTGCTGCCATTCCTGACTGACGGTCATCAGGGAGCTGCCGATGGGGAGGCGGAGCGTTCGAGAGAGTTGGCGACCGAGACAACCAAGGTGTCATTCCTCcatagctctttgactgccagacgttttcagaaaagggatgccgtgggtgccagccgatttaagcatttttgactgatctttcaaggtccacagaaaattatgtgtttggactatggaaacacacatactaccaaatgaaagattggactctcatctttcatcagaaaaaaaaagtttgtttctaccttatttcgtttttcagtaatcaacaatagaaaatggttagtttcaccgctgttttgaaaaaacgtattttaacgtctttggcactcctccataggattttactaaacgttatttaacgtttttggcagtcaaagagttatgaaaaaaatgaaatatactgGAGTCCATTTTTGTGTCAAAGCACCCTGCAACCTTCGAAAACTTGAACTAGAAAGCGACTTATTGTCCATCCATCAGAGCTTCCTGGCGATTTGCGTAGACGTGGTGCTCAGTTTGGACGACAACACCTTCAACTCTCACGCGCTGCACCTCTGCTCGCTCGTCGTGCTCTCAGGTGAAGCTCCCAAAAATGATGACTTTTATTCTGaagtaaaataatagcaactaaAACTCAGCATCGTCTCCCTCTCGCTCTCCGTGTGTTACAGAAAGCGGCTACCGGTGCATTCCCGATGTGCTGCCGGTTCTGAAGACGTTGACGGCGAGTTACTCACAAGTTCACCACAAACCGGCTGACGAGCAGGATGCCGCCACCAAGTGTCTGGCGGTGGTAGCGAACATATTCCAGAAGATAATCGAACTCTTTGCTCGCCGACTTAAGAATGAGCCGGAAGAAGGTAAACGGGTACGTAGACGTTTATATTCGCGCCTGACTTTATTATTCTGCACCAAGCTTGTTGTTTATGTGCAGTTGGGATGAAATGGTTTTACAACcatatgtatattattattattattattataacttttCAAATGGTTTCTATTATTAAAGAGGTGAGGAAGTacttatatattatttttaatctaaataatATGTAGTGCGAATGCAATGCTCCCCATTGTGATCATGATGATCAGAATAAAAACTTTGTTCACGATGTTTGTGatataaacagggatgtgatttttccgctaattcgcggaattccgctttttttatccccccccccccaaaaaaaatctatttttttattattattattattattttttttttttttttttttttagtagttcattgtgtatgcacatgactccgacagataacatcttctgctataacaaagacatttgtggtatgctctaatatgagttacttttcatttggtcatgatataattatttgttcatgctcccccccccccccccccactgggcactgccctggacctagctgggtgccagcggcccccagacccccggctaaattttcagataatttcactttggtcaaatcacatccctgtataaaaTGTTCATCCCATTTCATCCCTAGCATGTAGTCATTGTCAACATAGCAACTTATAGTTTGCTGTTGTTTCTTAGCTGTGTCAGTCGGCGTTAAGCGGCCTCGCCGACTTCCTGCAAGTGGCTCAAACCTTTAAACTCAGCGGGGTCTTTGACACCCTTTTTGCCCTTGCCATCGTGGAGACAAGATACACCCTCCAGAAGGTGAGCGGGGGCTTTCCGGCCGTGTTGAAGCCTCTCAAAAGGGATTGATGGGTCTGTACGAAAGGTGGatagattgtaaaaaaaaaaaaaaaagttgggtcagtagGTACAGGTTGTTCGATGGATAGCTGCATATGGCTTGGTACTATGAAGTGGATGATAacgttccctctcccctccccaaaCCCTCAAAGATGACGCACCCCGAAGAGGTGATCATTCCTGAGACCGTAAATGACTTGCCGATGCTCTCCTGCATCCTCCTTTCAGTCATCCTCAAGTCGCCGCCGGTCACCAGGTAGGAAAAAGCTTGACAGAGAGTAAGTATATTTTGGCAACTATTGCCTCCTACCAAggacattttttataaaatagctaatcaaaaaaaaaaagaaaagaggattaGAGTTGAcagtattagggccacactgCAGAAAAACATTCTTTTCTCACAGCGATATGATTTTCTTCCCTTCAAAATATTGCTATATTCTCGTAACATTagtactttaatttttttttttttttttttaaagtaaaattcaaagtattttttgtctTGGAAATATGACTTGTCACATTACTATTTTatgagtgggggaaaaaaactcagaaatttaaaaaatatttaaaaatcagCTGTTTTTTGCCTTGACATTACtacatttttataatatttttttaggatattagattttgcttttgaaaaaaaaaaaagtaagaacattttattaattcacccaaaatgactttattctcatggcTGTGTCTTTTTATCCCTATTTTATGAACTATTTATCCAAACAtttctttcttgaaaaaaaataggactttctgataaaaacatgttatttttcAAGAAGTCAGGCTTCATTCTTATAACATCACAGTGctactcaaccccccccccccaccccccaaaaaaagctttgcaacttttgacaaaattatttttttcccccttgacaGCATGACTTTATTCGCCAGagtattgaaaaatatattactgaacttttttttttttctctctcgccgTTTTCCAATGTATGACCTGATACTCAAAAATATGACTTTCTCTTAGATGACATATTGGTTgcaaactttaaaataaaaatgtgtactaTTTGTTGAaggtcttcattttttttcttgtataaacggtatcatgaaaaaaaagcaaatattatAATGATACAAACTTGAATTCATCCCATGGAGCATGTGTGTTGCTTTCAGGGCCTTTTCGGCTGAGGTTCTCGCCTCGCTGGATTCGGAAGCCTTCGCCACCCTGACTGAGCTTGCCGCTGTTGTGCACCTCCTGGCAGTCCTGCGACACGGTGGGCCAAATTGTCCTGTTAAGACCAtgtcatttattaatattaGTGTCCTTATCTGTAATATTTAACCTTAAATGCAGCGGGAAAGGTCAATGTGTGTTTGAAGAGAGCTGCCGTAACCGTAAAGCAGCAAATACAAGCGCACGCAAATGCAGAAGGCGACGTCCAAAGGTAGGCTCGCATCAAATAAGAGCGAATGATGAAATATTTCGTAAGGTTTAtgatgcaaaaaatgttttctttgttttcatagGGTCATTTTTCAATCTTCTGTGACGACGCTGAATGAAATCTTGACAAATTGGgcggactgaaaaaaaaaaagtgtcttgagtgtctccatttctatttttgtcatattaaaagcatttattattgttttgttgttgttgttgcatgttTACATAACTCATAACTGTTGGAGTGGTTGTtaagaatacaaaatatatatttcacacTGTTGATATCATCATTTTCACGTATGATGTCCATGTGCTACTATTTGCCAAAATTGGCTGCTTCCATTTAAAATGGCTGACCTGTTCAATTTcgggcatatatttttttctttctatactTTTCAGAGGCTCTACTGAATGCATTTTGTTGAGTTGTGTTCAGTACCCTACAATATTTGTTTCTCCACCAGGATTCATTCACTTGCAAAATGTTCTCTTAGTATTGGCCACGACTCACGAgaataataaatattgaaagTGAATATGGCGTTTCATATATACCGGTAGTTATTACAGTATAGAAAACGGTATCTAATTAGTTAGGTAGATAGATGGTAGATGGATGATGTAATTGGATAACTTGGTTTTGAGTCAGCctagatcaggggtgctcaagttcggtcctccgAGAGCCCCTATTCAGcctattttccatgtttccctcctgcagcacagctgaatctaatgattagCTAATCGGCAAGCTTTGCAAAAGCCTGAtcacgatcctgatcatgaatcaggtgtgttagtggagagaaacatggacaaacaggctggataggggctctcgaggaccgaacttgagcacccttGGCCTAAAAAGACTTACATGGTAGGTAGATGAGATGACTAAGCCAGGTGACTAGTTTGGTAGAAAGGTGCATTGACGATTAAAAGTAGCTTCTTAAAGAGATAGGCAATTGGGCATGTAATTGGGTAGGTAGTTAGATGGGTTGGTAAATTAGTAAGCTAAATGATATATGATGGCATGATATATAAGTAGATAATGTAAGTAGGCGTTATCCACACTTGGGTGCCCCTCCCTGTTAACATGCCTCTCTTCCCCCATTGCATCAATGCGGCCCTGCCTGCTTTCCTTCCGCACGTTTCCCCGCCACGACTCCGTGACGTCACGTTTAGGAGGGGCTCCTCCATCCGAGTCGGTCGCTGTTCTCGGTGCTGAAAGCGACGGCCGCGTTCTTCTTCGCTCGCCGCAatttgcagccattttaggtTCTTCTTCCAAAGCCCTCCCCAGAAGCAAGCGACATGCCCCTCTAGCTCACAAGCGACTCCTCCGGGGCTGCTCCCACCTTGGCCGTCGGCCGCAGTCATGCTCTCGTAAAGCGGCCATGGATTGAGCCAAGCGGCGGGATGGAGTCTCCGTGGTGTCCCGTGCTCGTCTTCGCCTTGGCCGCCTGCCTTGGCTGCTTCGCACCTGTCAGCGCCGACGGAAGCTTCGGTGAGCATGTCtttctgtcccccccccccccttcttttattattttttttattattttcaattgtCATGTTATGGGTCCTAATTTGGAAAGGGGTGGAAAAAGTTGAGACCAtagcccaaaaaacaaaaacaactggtCTATTGTAATAGTTTGATGTTACAAGGTGAAATCCATACATCCCCATAAGAAAGTTACATAATGGACAACAAGGCCCATGCAGTTAGCATCATGGGAGACAGTAGTCCAACTGGTCacattattaggtacacctgaacAATCTACTTCAATCCAATTGAAAAACTAATGGGAAGTTTTGAGGTAGTCATTTAACAGTATGTTTGTTAGTGTGCTAGTTTGAACTCGGTAATACTTTGAGAGCTGTGTCCAATATTTTGGTTACTTAGTGGACAAAATATAGGGAACACCTATCAATATTAGAATTTATGCATCTATGTAATAAATACCATTTATATACAGTGCttgaaattaaataatataataataatataatataataataataataataatatgagcCACAggtatatattaaatatactgAAAAATAGTATGTAATATTgttatttatactgtatttattgtataatttgcaaaaaaaaaaaaacttttatttttaggcttgcaaaacaaatctgtcaaaaatgaaatttagaaaatttataataataacttGCATGTTCCTTTCATTATAACTAACTATAACTTTGTAATCATTATCACCTTCCTTCAATGATTAgctgcaataaaatgtcactttACCCAAAGGGGTGTGGCACCCTTTTTGACTTGAAGGTGACCAACCAGAAGCCTAATACCACTAGACTGACTGATGTGTGAGCATAAACATATTAAACAGCATACAATACGCATACTTAACACACGGCATTTCGAAATCcgcttaaatatttattaacatCCACTGCGTCCCATTCAAGCGTCACTTTATGGCGTCAAAGTGCTTCTAGTTATGGAGCCACAGCGCGACTTTGTGGGATGATTCATACAGGCTGCTCCATATTGAACATGTGGTGTATATTTGGAAGCATCCTGTGTATACATACGTAAGTAGCGCAGCGTGGGAGAAAAACTTCTGCGTGTGAATGCACATAAATTGTATCAGCCGGGCTAAAATGCTTTACGATTTCTGCATATTAATGGCTTTGGAATATGAAACGGTGGCAGCCTTTATAAATTCACTTCAAGGCAGTTGTATGCTTTTGGTTTTATGTGAGAAAGGACAAAACAAATCATTGGCCCTCATGCTAGGGCTGGCAGATTAGTAGgtagatcgatagatagatgattatttatttagttgggTAGGTATGTGGCTGAGTGGATACTCATTGGTATACAGAGAACACATTTTCCTACATTTGTTTAAGATTTTGGTGTGGTCCGATGAAACCAAAGTTGTACATATTTTAGGTAGGTTTTTAGATGGGTAGGCATATAGATGAGAATGTAAATAGTTGATAGGTAA
Protein-coding sequences here:
- the ncapg2 gene encoding condensin-2 complex subunit G2 is translated as MCKREAFIEAACKENVDDFLQLVKLHKDRTDPFDMEEVMGEMSRDQREALWGKLASLLRDFLLEVPPERWEEGMETDSAADPKRVIAIVAGVTLVASISLKVLQDGDTYNGLLHITHQLHDVLVSLPVTEVHVLLLIHMLCEAWWKKNLRDKEKFGLTALVIALKKSFLSIRPITELQRVWSLHNVLPNVDYASEEGEHLAEQLLRCFQRPSFIRNDDGKRFMVFLFSWHVDFIPLIHGTVKNQLPFFNKTIMAHIAEIYYRAWKKASGNFQEMIESECIQDFMKCAILLPRSSPVLCKVQQIIFYFHKNKVYPPVEKMLSVLYKPILWKYLSVPNFEVRTNATLLFADAFPIVDPSQDIEVGLQKQLDTLMVLLFDKHVCVRCNAIQGVCQILARCWELLPSVVIVDFLKKLKELASDSSSDDVRGSVFTYLCVVLDNVYSHSVLKKMVPKFNNSLHDRSEKVRVAFVNMLLKLKAARVAKFWDVCSLEHLVGRMASDKVHVSKRLAELLFDSFFPASASELEWCNRCVTLILMSPAAARKFYMYAHKHTTPTNIVKLMLAIRSVLNSNIPSNGDNSHLNDSNKENSMPQGEYPKALEKDVVASLLEVVAVLWKTVDRALQQNQEIQEHLYAQFGRVMSKYFSKFTDQRCQTPLIQIASFMPPNAVATFSYGVLSRLRKMEPGAPPLAYSQLLLCMCSWGKTSGVLELIIEWLSEALPEKQALTLKRKVTIQEKAEVKPDLALAYLDHLLIHPSTRNKVLALSQGPLKRLYIILGNWKLLLYSHPKSSSESTAGAELALKAFTYHSRLSVHLQHGLSDGREYLQSLEDTATWVAERVLPFLTDGHQGAADGEAERSRELATETTKSFLAICVDVVLSLDDNTFNSHALHLCSLVVLSESGYRCIPDVLPVLKTLTASYSQVHHKPADEQDAATKCLAVVANIFQKIIELFARRLKNEPEEGKRLCQSALSGLADFLQVAQTFKLSGVFDTLFALAIVETRYTLQKMTHPEEVIIPETVNDLPMLSCILLSVILKSPPVTRAFSAEVLASLDSEAFATLTELAAVVHLLAVLRHAGKVNVCLKRAAVTVKQQIQAHANAEGDVQRVIFQSSVTTLNEILTNWAD